Proteins encoded in a region of the Oscillospiraceae bacterium MB24-C1 genome:
- a CDS encoding MurR/RpiR family transcriptional regulator — MSTDIIMTLEQQLPNMTKSQKRVINFIIDNPVRAAMATINQLSTESGVSTATIVRTTIALGYGSYSDFQRKLQSHLMLYAVPLRRIESLSEGNDSEKAYAVNTILQQQIDNLVQTSSHITEQQVDDSVKILKKASHIYIIAERNCRVTAYYLYHNLNRITDRVDLLTYYDFNLPEHLHRIKPGDAVISICMPRYAARIVNATRIAKERGASVISITDAATSPLAEYSDCLFSVRQQSYGLHNSQMSSLLIAEILIIRICWEDVETAKNNLSEVEEIFQSLRLKPAHALVSR, encoded by the coding sequence ATGTCTACAGATATCATAATGACGCTAGAGCAGCAACTACCGAATATGACAAAATCGCAAAAGCGGGTTATTAATTTTATTATCGATAATCCCGTACGGGCAGCTATGGCTACCATCAACCAGTTGTCAACTGAATCGGGAGTTAGCACCGCTACCATTGTGCGCACAACCATCGCGCTGGGGTATGGCAGCTATTCAGACTTTCAGCGTAAGCTTCAGTCACATCTGATGCTATACGCCGTTCCGCTACGCCGCATCGAGTCACTGTCCGAGGGCAATGATTCAGAAAAGGCATATGCCGTCAATACCATTCTTCAACAACAAATAGACAATCTTGTCCAAACCAGCAGCCACATTACCGAGCAACAGGTTGACGATAGTGTTAAAATTTTGAAAAAGGCGTCTCATATTTATATTATTGCTGAAAGAAATTGCCGTGTAACCGCTTACTACCTGTACCACAATCTCAACCGCATAACCGACCGTGTCGATCTGTTGACCTACTACGATTTTAACCTTCCTGAGCATTTGCATCGTATCAAGCCGGGTGATGCCGTTATCTCAATTTGCATGCCGCGCTATGCTGCGCGAATTGTCAACGCCACCCGCATTGCAAAAGAGCGTGGTGCAAGTGTCATCAGCATAACCGACGCCGCCACCTCGCCCTTAGCGGAGTATTCCGACTGTCTGTTTTCGGTACGTCAGCAGAGTTACGGTCTGCACAATTCGCAAATGTCTTCCCTGCTAATTGCGGAAATTCTGATCATTCGCATCTGCTGGGAGGATGTTGAAACAGCAAAAAATAATCTATCGGAGGTCGAAGAGATTTTTCAGTCGCTGCGCCTAAAGCCTGCACACGCGCTAGTTTCCCGTTGA